The proteins below are encoded in one region of Shewanella algae:
- a CDS encoding zinc transporter ZntB, with product MAEKQFCALLLSGEMAGKELTQQQVSDWRPEQGILWLHLDYKKKSNRQWLQQHSGLDALEVAALLAQDTRPRVVQSGQGFLLALRGVNHNPGADPEDMVSIRLYLDNHRIISTSSRELLSVKDIIQSVSQGAGPGNTGEFLLALTQRLTQRKTEFIDRLEETVDDLEDKVMAGNDRDLRSDIAELRRQIVVVRRYLAPQREAFTRLLADSAKVFDEQQRLKFNEINDQLIRCIEDLDAIRDRASVTQEELQNRQAEAVNRRLYFLSLISAVFLPLGFLTGLLGVNIAGIPGADVGWAFGAFCLFLLLLVGGQLWLFYRYKWL from the coding sequence ATGGCCGAAAAACAATTTTGTGCCTTGCTGCTCAGCGGGGAGATGGCAGGCAAGGAGTTGACGCAGCAACAGGTCAGCGACTGGCGCCCGGAGCAGGGCATACTCTGGCTGCATCTGGACTATAAGAAGAAATCCAACCGTCAGTGGTTGCAACAACACAGCGGCCTGGACGCGCTGGAAGTGGCAGCACTGTTGGCGCAGGACACTCGCCCCAGGGTGGTACAATCCGGCCAGGGTTTCCTGCTGGCGCTCAGAGGGGTCAATCACAACCCCGGGGCCGACCCTGAAGACATGGTGTCGATACGCCTCTACCTGGACAATCACAGAATTATCAGCACCAGCAGTCGCGAGCTGTTATCGGTCAAAGACATCATCCAGAGCGTAAGCCAGGGAGCCGGCCCCGGCAATACCGGGGAGTTTTTGCTGGCGCTGACGCAGCGCCTCACCCAACGTAAGACGGAGTTTATCGACCGGCTGGAAGAAACTGTCGACGATCTGGAAGACAAGGTCATGGCCGGTAACGACAGGGATCTACGCAGCGATATCGCCGAGCTCAGGCGCCAGATAGTGGTGGTCAGGCGCTACCTGGCGCCGCAGCGGGAAGCCTTTACCCGCCTGCTGGCAGACTCGGCCAAGGTATTTGATGAACAGCAGCGGCTTAAATTCAACGAAATCAATGATCAACTCATTCGCTGCATCGAAGATCTGGACGCAATAAGAGACAGGGCCAGCGTCACCCAGGAAGAGTTACAAAACCGTCAGGCCGAGGCAGTCAATCGCCGCCTCTATTTCCTGTCGCTGATCAGCGCCGTCTTTCTGCCGCTGGGTTTTCTTACCGGTCTGCTCGGGGTCAATATCGCCGGGATCCCGGGCGCCGATGTCGGCTGGGCCTTCGGAGCCTTTTGCCTGTTCCTGTTGCTATTGGTAGGGGGACAGTTATGGCTGTTCTATCGCTATAAGTGGCTGTAA